Proteins encoded by one window of Halomonas sp. SH5A2:
- the iscB gene encoding RNA-guided endonuclease IscB, with translation MAVFVLDKHNRPLMPCSEKRARLLLERGRAVVHKRYPFTLRLKDRTGGDTQPLRLKLDPGSQTTGLAVVREANDGQHVLCLFELVHRGFQIKKALQQRAAFRRRRRSANVRYRASRFDNRTKPKGWLAPSLQHRVDTVMAWVQRLNKLAPMTALDQELVRFDMQKLETPDISGVEYQQGTLLGYEVREYLLEKWGRECAYCSATDTPLEVEHIQPRSRGGSNRISNLTLSCHNCNQEKDRQSLADFFATSKGLKKRLKKHGHNAETRVEHVQREQQRLLRDASAVNATRWALFNALNATGLPVAVSTGSRTKYNRQQLGIPKTHALDAACVGVFDTLRNWAVPTLTIKAMGRGSYQRTRLSRHGFPRGVLMREKQVYGFQTGDMVKAIVPTGKKAGIHTGRVAMRKTGSFNIQTKQGAVQGISYKHCTLTQRGDGYGYYLTPFTNLKGGAGQALA, from the coding sequence ATGGCGGTTTTCGTATTGGACAAACATAATCGGCCTTTGATGCCTTGCAGCGAAAAGCGGGCACGGTTGCTATTGGAACGCGGTCGTGCCGTGGTGCATAAGCGCTACCCGTTCACCCTCCGCTTGAAGGACCGGACAGGTGGCGACACGCAACCGCTGCGCTTAAAGCTCGATCCCGGCAGCCAAACCACCGGTTTGGCCGTGGTGCGGGAGGCGAATGACGGCCAGCATGTCTTGTGCCTGTTCGAGTTGGTGCATCGAGGCTTCCAGATCAAAAAAGCACTGCAACAACGCGCCGCCTTTCGCCGTCGCCGCCGTTCAGCCAATGTGCGCTACCGTGCCTCGCGCTTCGATAACCGCACCAAACCGAAGGGTTGGCTCGCGCCTTCCTTGCAGCACCGTGTCGATACGGTGATGGCCTGGGTGCAGCGGCTCAATAAGCTGGCGCCGATGACCGCACTGGATCAGGAGCTAGTACGCTTTGACATGCAAAAGCTGGAAACCCCTGACATAAGCGGCGTCGAATACCAGCAAGGCACGTTACTCGGCTACGAGGTACGCGAATACTTGCTGGAAAAATGGGGCCGTGAGTGTGCCTACTGCAGCGCCACCGACACGCCGCTGGAAGTCGAACATATTCAACCCCGCAGCCGAGGCGGCTCCAACCGGATCAGCAATTTGACCTTGAGCTGTCACAACTGCAATCAGGAGAAAGATCGGCAATCGCTAGCGGACTTTTTCGCTACCAGTAAAGGACTTAAAAAGCGCCTGAAAAAGCACGGCCACAACGCTGAGACGCGGGTTGAGCACGTCCAGCGCGAGCAACAACGCCTGCTGCGGGACGCCAGCGCGGTCAATGCCACGCGTTGGGCACTGTTTAACGCACTTAACGCCACGGGTCTGCCGGTGGCTGTGAGCACGGGCAGTCGCACCAAATACAACCGCCAACAACTAGGTATCCCGAAGACCCACGCGCTGGATGCGGCCTGTGTCGGTGTGTTTGACACGCTACGCAATTGGGCAGTGCCGACGCTGACCATAAAGGCCATGGGACGCGGCAGCTACCAGCGTACCCGGTTGAGTCGGCATGGGTTTCCTCGTGGTGTCTTGATGCGGGAAAAGCAGGTATATGGCTTCCAGACCGGCGACATGGTGAAAGCTATTGTGCCTACCGGCAAGAAAGCCGGGATACATACCGGCCGTGTCGCGATGCGTAAAACAGGCAGTTTTAACATTCAGACCAAACAGGGTGCCGTACAAGGCATTTCGTACAAACACTGCACCTTGACCCAGCGCGGTGATGGCTATGGCTATTACCTGACACCATTCACTAACCTAAAAGGAGGCGCGGGACAGGCGTTGGCGTAA
- a CDS encoding thioesterase family protein, translated as MIIHETHVGPEWVDYNGHMNDAAYARVFSQACEALIDQIGLDEAGRKLYGYTIYTLETHLCFRREAHQDQSLSVDLTLLDRDAKRLHVFFAMFDDEDNLLASSEQMLMGMDQVSGRASAFPEPVASCVAKLPQANKGLWPELAGRTIGIRR; from the coding sequence ATGATCATCCATGAAACCCACGTCGGCCCTGAGTGGGTCGACTACAACGGGCACATGAACGACGCGGCGTATGCCCGTGTCTTCTCCCAGGCCTGCGAAGCGCTGATCGACCAAATAGGGCTCGACGAAGCGGGCCGGAAGCTTTACGGCTATACGATCTATACGCTGGAAACCCACCTCTGCTTTCGCCGTGAGGCGCACCAAGACCAATCGTTAAGCGTCGACCTGACGCTATTGGACCGCGATGCCAAACGCCTGCACGTGTTTTTCGCCATGTTCGATGACGAAGACAACCTGCTCGCCTCCAGCGAACAGATGCTGATGGGCATGGACCAAGTGTCTGGACGAGCCAGTGCTTTTCCTGAGCCGGTAGCAAGCTGCGTGGCGAAGCTTCCTCAGGCGAATAAAGGCCTGTGGCCCGAGCTTGCAGGGCGCACCATCGGTATACGTCGCTAG
- a CDS encoding AEC family transporter, protein MSLFELFARTLDVTLPVFAMVFIGLGLKRLGWIDRAFVTTASALVFKATLPTLIFLSLIKADLAVALDIPLLVFFALATLCQCALSWGWASLRIPREERGVYVQGAFRGNCGVVGLALAAGMYGNYGLSAGSLLLGVVIVTYNVLSVVVLAMYQPGQATDWRSLLWKIVTNPLIIAVIAALPFTAWSVELPRWLMTSGDYFASLTLPLALICIGATLSVSSLRDSQQVALSASVMKMVILPVLATGAAWLIGFSGQSLGLLFLFFASPTAAASFVMVKAIGGNVALAANIIAITTLMASVTVTVGIFALRLLGWI, encoded by the coding sequence GTGAGCCTATTTGAGCTTTTTGCCCGTACCCTTGATGTCACGCTGCCTGTCTTTGCCATGGTGTTTATCGGTTTGGGGTTAAAACGGCTTGGTTGGATTGACCGAGCGTTTGTTACTACTGCCTCTGCACTGGTTTTCAAGGCGACGTTGCCGACGCTGATATTTCTGAGTTTGATTAAAGCCGATCTGGCTGTGGCGCTGGATATACCGCTATTGGTGTTTTTCGCCCTGGCGACCCTTTGCCAATGTGCCCTTAGCTGGGGGTGGGCGAGCTTGCGAATCCCGCGTGAAGAGCGCGGTGTCTATGTGCAAGGCGCGTTTCGCGGTAATTGTGGCGTAGTGGGACTTGCCTTGGCGGCGGGCATGTACGGCAACTATGGTCTTTCGGCGGGTAGTTTATTACTGGGTGTTGTCATCGTCACATATAACGTTCTTTCGGTCGTTGTGTTGGCGATGTACCAGCCTGGCCAGGCCACCGATTGGCGAAGTCTGCTATGGAAGATCGTTACCAACCCGCTGATTATCGCCGTGATAGCCGCCTTGCCATTCACCGCCTGGTCAGTTGAGTTGCCCCGGTGGTTGATGACATCGGGTGATTATTTTGCCTCTCTTACGTTGCCGCTGGCATTGATTTGTATCGGGGCGACCCTGTCGGTGAGCAGTCTGCGAGATAGTCAGCAGGTTGCGCTAAGCGCCAGTGTCATGAAAATGGTCATCCTCCCCGTGTTGGCGACCGGAGCTGCTTGGCTGATCGGGTTTTCTGGGCAATCGCTGGGCCTGCTCTTTCTGTTCTTTGCCAGTCCTACTGCGGCGGCCAGTTTTGTCATGGTCAAAGCGATTGGTGGTAACGTCGCTTTGGCAGCCAATATCATTGCCATCACCACGCTAATGGCCAGCGTGACAGTGACCGTTGGGATTTTTGCCTTGCGGCTGCTCGGCTGGATATAG
- a CDS encoding diguanylate cyclase — MTQQRLYVRLLMAVTLPLILVTATLWPVLHVHLETRQESIRAETRAIMQVGKDTLLRDINETLSYALAVAEMPIIKAHMTGENVEGVDSSTPAQLTGFLSTLIKHYPRYTKLILIDNQGNEVLRAPVGLASDPRFADRRHASTDYFKATSKLFARDLYISPPGRNLQYELFSGEVVPVVNVATPIFDDQGERHGMVLLSLNWQHLTEAVQQAMLMDPDASVLLTDAQGGWLLTQGSQRLPMIRFGENYARLAAEPWQPVTEQDEGAFTLGNHLLRFQRLDIRSQGFQGLAGRIFSQDDTLPWVLGVSLPTPTWKTLLQDESLVVWFLLLTYSTAVALGIYWSISRHQQRKLRHQAQQQATEVSNLYENAPCGYHSLNADGVILKMNQTELDWLGLTRDVVGKRCYRDFISPDSLADFDAAFQDVQAGHQGEAECTLIATDGQERQVVIQGVGYLEKDRFKYSNATVFDITERKQLEEKLRAQAMTDPLTGVFNRRYLQAQASIEMSRASRHQTPISLIAIDIDHFKRINDEYGHDAGDEVLKRFTSVIKGLLRQEDLLCRVGGEEFAILLPDTPLEKAWQVAERIRVAVEQTQVLIEHDDTSITIAITASFGVTHIASGEKTLKAAMKRADIGLYEAKDTGRNRIVLQES, encoded by the coding sequence TTGACTCAACAGCGCCTGTACGTGCGCCTCTTGATGGCCGTAACCTTACCGTTGATTTTGGTCACCGCTACGCTATGGCCGGTGCTTCATGTGCACCTGGAAACCCGCCAGGAAAGCATCCGTGCAGAAACTCGCGCCATTATGCAGGTGGGCAAAGACACCCTATTACGCGATATTAACGAGACGCTCAGTTATGCGCTCGCGGTCGCCGAGATGCCGATCATCAAGGCTCACATGACAGGCGAGAATGTCGAAGGCGTCGACAGCTCAACGCCAGCCCAATTGACCGGTTTTTTATCGACATTGATCAAACACTACCCGCGCTACACCAAGCTTATACTGATTGACAATCAGGGCAACGAAGTCCTACGTGCCCCGGTCGGGCTTGCATCTGACCCTCGCTTTGCTGACCGTCGCCATGCCAGTACCGATTATTTCAAAGCCACCAGTAAGCTGTTTGCCCGCGATCTTTACATCTCCCCACCCGGTCGCAACCTCCAATACGAGCTATTCAGTGGTGAAGTGGTCCCGGTCGTCAATGTCGCCACCCCTATTTTTGACGACCAAGGCGAACGCCATGGCATGGTCCTGTTGAGCCTTAACTGGCAGCATTTGACCGAGGCCGTCCAACAGGCCATGCTCATGGACCCCGACGCGAGCGTTCTATTGACTGATGCCCAGGGCGGCTGGCTACTCACACAGGGTAGCCAACGACTGCCGATGATTAGGTTTGGTGAAAATTACGCCCGACTAGCCGCCGAACCATGGCAACCTGTTACCGAGCAAGACGAAGGGGCGTTTACCCTGGGTAACCATTTACTGCGTTTTCAGCGTTTGGATATACGCAGCCAAGGCTTCCAGGGGCTCGCAGGACGCATTTTCAGCCAGGACGACACCCTCCCCTGGGTGTTAGGGGTTAGCCTACCCACTCCCACCTGGAAGACCCTGCTACAAGATGAATCCCTCGTTGTCTGGTTTTTATTGCTCACCTACTCCACAGCTGTTGCGCTAGGCATCTATTGGTCAATTAGCCGTCACCAACAGCGCAAGCTGCGTCACCAGGCTCAGCAGCAAGCCACCGAAGTCAGCAACCTGTATGAAAACGCCCCCTGTGGTTACCATTCACTGAACGCCGATGGCGTGATTCTTAAAATGAATCAAACCGAACTTGACTGGCTGGGTTTAACCCGCGATGTTGTCGGCAAGCGCTGCTATCGCGACTTTATTTCGCCAGATTCACTGGCCGATTTTGATGCCGCGTTTCAGGATGTACAAGCAGGCCACCAGGGCGAGGCAGAATGTACGCTGATCGCCACGGATGGCCAGGAGCGCCAAGTGGTCATTCAAGGCGTCGGGTATCTAGAAAAAGATCGTTTTAAGTACTCAAACGCCACCGTCTTTGACATTACCGAGCGCAAGCAACTGGAAGAAAAATTGCGCGCCCAAGCCATGACTGATCCATTAACCGGCGTCTTCAATCGGCGCTATTTGCAAGCGCAGGCCAGCATCGAGATGTCTCGTGCCTCAAGGCACCAAACGCCTATCTCTCTCATCGCTATCGATATTGATCACTTCAAGCGAATCAACGATGAATATGGTCACGACGCAGGCGATGAAGTGCTTAAACGCTTTACCAGCGTGATTAAAGGATTACTGCGTCAAGAGGATCTTTTATGCCGTGTTGGCGGCGAAGAGTTCGCCATCTTGCTGCCCGACACCCCGCTGGAGAAAGCATGGCAAGTGGCTGAACGCATCCGGGTTGCCGTGGAACAGACTCAAGTACTCATTGAGCACGACGACACTTCTATTACCATTGCCATCACCGCCTCTTTTGGCGTGACGCACATCGCCAGCGGCGAAAAGACCTTAAAAGCCGCCATGAAGCGTGCCGACATCGGTCTCTACGAAGCCAAAGACACTGGACGTAATCGTATTGTCCTTCAAGAGTCGTAA
- a CDS encoding exopolysaccharide biosynthesis protein — MNQPLQSLEQLLDRVSQLTHDNDQVSVGMVVESIGSRSFGPLLMLIGITLFSPLSGLPGMSIFMGSFVLLIAVQMLIGRKQFWLPGYIINRSIERNKLRKALSWLNKPARGIDRVLKPRLTFLVNNGGSYGIASLCIIVGLCMPFMELVPFSSSAAGLALLALGLALVIHDGLLVLLALGAFSATFILIVANFL, encoded by the coding sequence ATGAACCAGCCGCTGCAAAGCCTTGAACAACTGCTAGACCGAGTCAGTCAATTGACACACGACAACGATCAGGTCTCAGTCGGGATGGTCGTCGAATCGATTGGCAGTCGTTCTTTTGGACCGCTTTTGATGCTTATTGGCATCACGCTGTTTTCGCCGCTAAGCGGTTTACCCGGCATGTCCATCTTCATGGGCTCGTTCGTGTTGCTGATCGCCGTACAGATGCTCATCGGCCGAAAACAGTTCTGGCTGCCAGGCTATATCATCAACCGTTCCATCGAGCGCAACAAGCTCCGGAAGGCGCTCAGCTGGCTCAACAAGCCGGCAAGGGGCATTGATCGCGTTCTTAAACCGAGGTTAACTTTTCTCGTCAATAACGGGGGGAGCTACGGGATTGCCTCGCTATGCATCATCGTCGGACTGTGCATGCCGTTTATGGAGCTAGTGCCATTTTCATCTTCAGCCGCTGGTCTTGCGTTATTAGCGCTAGGACTGGCACTCGTCATTCATGACGGGTTGTTAGTGCTTCTGGCACTTGGGGCATTCAGTGCAACTTTCATACTTATCGTTGCTAACTTTCTGTAA
- a CDS encoding ABC transporter substrate-binding protein, with the protein MPTTSKSLSLKAGFLLTALTTTPAMAEIDELRFGVPPWPGVTVKSEVAAQLLETMGYETRQQDLAVSVILEGLSNNDLEVYLGGWYPVQTDMVEPLVADGKVEKVVSNISGANSGLVVPHYVYEAGVTTVAELAEHHDRFDGEIQGIEAGTGINEAILNAIDNDLAGLGDWQLRESSTSAMLAQAEQKMANEEWVTFVGWEPHWMNVSFDLAYLADSDEAGVASIESTVWTITPASLAEEAPEVHRFLSQYVIDIEDQNEWVHEYSYEERPAEEVASEWIGNNLDTVAEWLEGVETREGESAIEQVRAQFGS; encoded by the coding sequence ATGCCTACCACTAGCAAATCGTTGTCATTAAAAGCGGGATTTTTGCTCACGGCGTTGACCACGACACCCGCTATGGCGGAAATCGACGAGCTGCGCTTTGGTGTACCGCCTTGGCCAGGTGTTACCGTGAAATCCGAAGTGGCGGCCCAGCTACTTGAAACGATGGGTTACGAGACGCGGCAGCAGGATTTAGCCGTGAGTGTCATTCTTGAAGGCTTGTCGAATAACGACCTTGAGGTCTATTTAGGTGGCTGGTACCCCGTCCAGACCGATATGGTCGAGCCGTTGGTGGCTGACGGCAAAGTAGAGAAAGTGGTTTCGAACATCAGCGGTGCCAATTCCGGGCTGGTGGTTCCCCACTACGTTTATGAGGCAGGTGTTACCACGGTCGCTGAGCTTGCCGAGCACCATGACCGGTTCGACGGTGAAATCCAGGGGATTGAAGCGGGAACTGGCATCAACGAGGCGATTCTCAATGCCATTGATAACGACCTTGCCGGGTTGGGCGATTGGCAGCTCCGCGAAAGTTCGACCTCGGCCATGCTTGCCCAGGCTGAGCAAAAAATGGCTAATGAGGAGTGGGTGACATTTGTCGGCTGGGAGCCTCACTGGATGAACGTGAGCTTCGATTTGGCCTACTTAGCCGATAGCGACGAGGCGGGTGTGGCCTCTATTGAAAGCACCGTATGGACCATTACGCCTGCCAGCCTGGCGGAAGAGGCTCCCGAGGTTCACCGTTTCTTGTCGCAGTACGTGATCGATATTGAAGACCAGAACGAGTGGGTGCATGAGTACAGCTACGAAGAGCGCCCGGCAGAGGAAGTAGCGAGCGAGTGGATTGGCAACAATCTGGATACCGTTGCGGAGTGGCTGGAAGGTGTTGAAACCCGCGAGGGCGAATCCGCCATTGAGCAGGTGCGGGCCCAATTCGGCTCTTAG
- a CDS encoding GlxA family transcriptional regulator: MRLSYHGPSPEMVGFLLLPQFSMMAFFAAVEPLRIANRIASRPLFDWTLISADGGPVTASNGMTLMADQATREVHHLPSLAVCSGFTPEAHLTRPLMAWLHQLDQAGCCLGGIDTGAFLLAATGLLKHERVALHWESLPAFRERFPGIDTTDELYELGERRFSCAGGVAAMDMALEVIARRHGAKLAIDVSEQLIHDRIRTRSDQQRMALVKRLGTHNRRVVEAVALMEQNLEEPLTLEEVASRVEVSVRQLQRLFEQELNATPRQWYLQLRIKRARRLLAETDLAILAVALACGFSSSSSFARAFRAHYGISPRQIRYPDKE; this comes from the coding sequence ATGCGTCTTAGTTACCATGGCCCGTCACCCGAAATGGTAGGGTTTTTATTGCTGCCGCAGTTTTCCATGATGGCCTTTTTTGCGGCCGTTGAGCCGCTGCGTATCGCTAATCGCATTGCCAGCCGCCCGTTGTTTGACTGGACCTTGATTAGTGCCGATGGCGGGCCGGTAACGGCGTCTAACGGTATGACGCTCATGGCAGATCAAGCCACCCGAGAGGTGCATCACTTGCCATCCTTGGCGGTATGTAGTGGCTTTACCCCCGAGGCGCATCTTACCCGGCCATTAATGGCGTGGCTTCATCAGTTGGATCAGGCAGGCTGCTGTTTGGGTGGCATTGATACCGGCGCGTTCCTGCTCGCTGCCACCGGATTGTTAAAGCATGAGCGGGTGGCACTGCACTGGGAGAGTTTGCCCGCTTTTCGTGAGCGCTTTCCGGGGATTGATACCACCGATGAACTCTACGAGTTGGGCGAGCGGCGTTTCTCCTGCGCGGGCGGGGTCGCCGCGATGGATATGGCGCTGGAAGTGATCGCACGACGGCATGGCGCGAAGCTGGCTATCGATGTATCCGAGCAGCTTATTCATGATCGTATTAGAACCCGCAGCGACCAGCAGCGTATGGCGCTTGTTAAGCGTTTAGGTACCCACAACCGGCGCGTGGTCGAGGCGGTAGCGCTGATGGAGCAGAATCTTGAAGAGCCGCTCACGCTTGAAGAAGTGGCGAGCCGCGTAGAGGTGTCGGTGCGACAGCTACAGCGACTTTTTGAGCAGGAACTGAATGCCACCCCGCGACAATGGTATTTGCAACTGCGCATTAAACGCGCCCGGCGACTGCTTGCCGAGACCGATTTAGCCATCTTGGCGGTGGCCTTGGCTTGCGGGTTTAGTTCGTCGTCGAGCTTTGCACGTGCATTCCGTGCTCACTATGGCATCTCGCCACGGCAGATACGTTACCCGGACAAGGAATAA
- a CDS encoding alpha/beta hydrolase fold domain-containing protein, producing the protein MRIEAFIQRFSAELAAMGELPLPQARRTYDTLCRTFAPPDPPGMRIENGTIDSVDIRRFIPKHCLPGNILFIHGGGFTIGSVESHHGPAASLAQALGHEVVSVNYRLAPEMAYPAMLADCQTVLEAIQPIALVGDSAGGRLAIDLAHPLIEAPPLGLIYPTVGELSLECLGNDAPLLSRDDVLGIRRRCPDISAAERDRTPPATGIEVLTVEHDPLTQPIETAVANWQEAGASIGYRCAPQMVHGALHAQSRLPDMGSAWQAFYHALKHRLVD; encoded by the coding sequence ATGCGCATAGAAGCCTTTATTCAACGCTTTAGCGCAGAACTGGCAGCAATGGGGGAGCTGCCATTACCTCAGGCGCGGCGCACCTATGACACGCTTTGCCGAACCTTCGCCCCACCCGACCCACCCGGTATGCGGATTGAAAATGGCACTATTGATAGTGTCGATATTCGCCGTTTTATCCCTAAGCATTGTCTGCCAGGCAATATTCTTTTTATTCACGGCGGTGGCTTCACCATCGGCTCGGTCGAAAGCCACCATGGCCCCGCCGCCAGCCTAGCCCAAGCGCTGGGTCATGAAGTGGTGAGCGTCAACTACCGGCTTGCGCCGGAGATGGCGTACCCCGCCATGCTGGCAGACTGCCAAACGGTGCTAGAAGCGATACAGCCAATTGCGCTGGTAGGTGACAGCGCAGGCGGGCGGCTGGCCATCGACCTGGCCCACCCGTTGATCGAGGCCCCGCCGCTGGGGTTGATCTATCCAACCGTTGGCGAGCTCTCACTTGAGTGTCTCGGGAATGATGCGCCGCTACTCTCACGCGACGATGTACTAGGCATCCGCCGACGCTGTCCAGACATCAGCGCCGCCGAACGCGATCGTACGCCACCCGCCACTGGCATCGAAGTACTGACGGTGGAGCATGACCCGCTGACTCAGCCCATCGAAACCGCAGTCGCTAACTGGCAGGAAGCGGGGGCTTCAATAGGCTATCGCTGTGCGCCGCAGATGGTGCACGGCGCTCTGCACGCCCAATCACGGCTGCCTGACATGGGCAGCGCATGGCAGGCGTTTTACCATGCGCTCAAGCATCGCCTGGTTGACTAA